The Leishmania braziliensis MHOM/BR/75/M2904 complete genome, chromosome 10 genome contains a region encoding:
- the GPD gene encoding glycerol-3-phosphate dehydrogenase [NAD+],glycosomal — MLSANGKANANELLYLKKAVVFGSGAFGTALATVLAKKCREVCVWHIKEEEAQLVNRKRENMMYLKGVKLASNITFTSNVEQAYKDAEIILFVIPTQFLRGFFQKSGGNLITYAKEKRVPVLVCTKGIERSTLKFPAQIVGEFFADYPLSVLAGPSFAIEVAAGIFTCVGIASADINQARRLQRIMTTGDRTFVCWATTDTIGFEVASAVKNVLAIGSGVANGLGMGFNARAALITRGLLEIRDLTGALGGDGSAVFGLAGLGDLQLTCSSELSRNFTVGKRLGEGTSIEEIQRTSKAVAEGVATAEPLMRLAQQLKVSMPLCKEIYKIVYEKKNPRDAIADLLSCGLQDEGLPALFKKSSATLSKL; from the coding sequence ATGCTCTCCGCGAACGGAAAGGCTAACGCGAATGAGTTGCTGTACTTGAAGAAGGCCGTCGTCTTCGGCTCCGGTGCCTTCggcacggcgctggcgacggTACTCGCCAAGAAGTGCCgcgaggtgtgcgtgtggcacataaaggaggaggaggcgcaacTCGTGAATCGGAAGCGCGAGAACATGATGTACCTCAAGGGTGTGAAGCTTGCGTCGAACATCACATTCACCTCGAACGTGGAGCAGGCGTACAAGGATGCCGAGATCATCCTCTTCGTCATCCCGACCCAGTTCCTGCGTGGCTTCTTCCAGAAGAGCGGCGGGAACCTGATCACCTACgcgaaggagaagcgcgTGCCGGTGCTCGTGTGCACGAAGGGAATTGAGCGGTCGACGCTGAAGTTCCCGGCGCAGATTGTTGGCGAGTTCTTCGCGGACTACCCACTGTCGGTGCTTGCAGGCCCCAGCTTCGCCATCGAGGTGGCCGCTGGCATCTTCACGTGCGTCGGCATCGCCTCCGCCGACATCAATCAGGctcgccgcctgcagcgcatcaTGACGACGGGCGACCGCACCTTCGTCTGCTGGGCAACCACCGACACCATCGGCTTCGAGGTGGCCAGCGCTGTAAAGAACGTGCTGGCCATCGGCTCTGGTGTGGCGAATGGCCTCGGCATGGGTTTCAACGCGCGCGCTGCCCTCATCACGCGCGGCCTTCTCGAGATTCGAGATCTGACGGGCGCGCTgggcggcgatggcagcgccGTCTTCGGTCTCGCCGGCCTCGGCGACCTCCAGCTGACGTGCTCGTCGGAGCTGTCACGTAACTTCACAGTGGGCAAGAGACTCGGTGAGGGCACGTCTATCGAAGAGATCCAACGCACGAGCAAAGCCGTCGCGGAGGGTGTGGCGACGGCGGAGCCTCTGATGCGCttagcgcagcagctgaaggtGTCGATGCCGCTCTGCAAGGAGATCTACAAAATTGTgtacgagaagaagaaccCGCGCGACGCCATCGCAGACCTCTTGTCGTGCGGCCTGCAAGACGAGGGCCTGCCCGCGCTCTTCAAGAAGTCGTCTGCCACCCTCTCCAAGCTGTAA
- a CDS encoding zinc binding dehydrogenase-like protein yields the protein MTGHVGKQVAPVKCKGWSVEKPALQWSTDAVKLSDVTVPAPGPTQIRVKVHAASINPIDWKRLMFSPSGSGLGVAGSGLAGFKGMHRKPPNYPYPYVVGVDGAGEVESVGEKVTELKVSDRVMFHSSLTKTYGGSLCEYAVMEESVAVPIPTDGAKSFSYEEAAAIPCATWAVYVALFDKLRIEPGRSIFVDGASGAVGSSAVQLAHHMGLYVFASCSPSNVDYVRSIGADHVLNYHDGLDMIDQILDATEGYGVDYYLAVTNTQDAENFTDTLRFGGAVCLLSGVLIPQSDVLFRRQLSVHYVFLNGLHDHPLTRPQLRYIGDQVAKLYLSGAFRLDMEVLPFAEAAEALDLSATGNVNHKKLVVQVASS from the coding sequence ATGACCGGGCATGTGGGCAAACAAGTGGCGCCGGTGAAGTGTAAGGGATGGTCTGTCGAGAAGCCAGCCTTGCAGTGGTCGACAGACGCGGTGAAGCTGTCGGATGTGACGGTGCCAGCACCGGGCCCTACACAAATTCGCGTTAAGGTGCACGCAGCCAGCATCAACCCAATCGACTGGAAACGGCTCATGTTCTCCCCCTCTGGCTCTGGCCTTGGTGTTGCAGGCAGCGGTCTTGCAGGGTTCAAAGGGATGCATCGCAAGCCCCCGAACTACCCATACCCGTATGTGGTCGGTGtcgacggcgccggcgaAGTCGAGAGTGTCGGCGAGAAGGTGACGGAGTTGAAGGTTAGTGATCGGGTCATGTTCCACTCGAGCCTGACGAAGACATACGGCGGCTCCCTGTGCGAGTACGCCGTGATGGAGGAGTCTGTAGCGGTTCCCATCCCGACTGATGGGGCAAAGTCGTTCTCGTATGAGGAAGCCGCGGCCATCCCATGCGCCACGTGGGCAGTGTATGTTGCCCTCTTCGACAAGCTGCGCATCGAGCCGGGCCGCAGCATCTTTGTCGATGGCGCGTCTGGTGCCGTGGGCAGCTCCgctgtgcagctggcgcatcATATGGGGCTCTACGTGTTTGCATCCTGCTCGCCGAGCAACGTAGACTACGTGCGCAGCATCGGCGCAGATCATGTGCTGAACTACCACGACGGCCTCGATATGATAGATCAGATCCTGGATGCGACAGAAGGGTATGGGGTGGATTACTACCTCGCCGTGACCAACACGCAGGATGCGGAGAATTTCACTGACACGCTTCGTTTTGGTGGTGCCGTCTGCCTGCTGTCTGGAGTGCTGATTCCCCAGAGTGATGTGCTGTTCCGTCGTCAGCTGTCAGTGCACTACGTCTTCCTGAACGGTCTGCATGACCATCCGTTGACGCGGCCACAGCTACGGTACATCGGCGACCAAGTGGCGAAGCTCTACCTGAGCGGCGCCTTTCGTCTGGACATGGAGGTCCTACCGTTTGCTGAAGCCGCCGAGGCGCTTGACCTCTCAGCGACCGGGAACGTGAACCACAAGAAGCTTGTTGTGCAGGTGGCGTCATCTTGA